One part of the Epinephelus fuscoguttatus linkage group LG12, E.fuscoguttatus.final_Chr_v1 genome encodes these proteins:
- the smg6 gene encoding telomerase-binding protein EST1A: protein MANELDRVRISAAELRAEASNSVNISDCQKDEQQEHHIHKQHRKRDGKRPELQRYQPASGHGRRHRDSEEGETGQSDPLVTDSHGNDRPSQSEKKGVSEKVLENHGCTDGGAGTDKREEDRMRGDGSNAQNYRKGGHAQSKTEVNQEKGFAENDREHQEPAEAAKPTRKARKPDREFYQPGSRRSIQGKDCGVGREQDKPPPMKNNQKTEPDSQLSTGEREGNKKTSIHKQGGKDEEGKGTQENAKLSKSSETNRKLGSRDLNKPPLPSDASVEKITNKIEKLSMKGKGKVGCESQTSEELSCRRGETTDKERRVQGGGTKEEEEKVEKKREKGNRRRRGGEKEKERNQDSRRGEDEDGGGKIDRGKAEKERDRKAAEADRDNKPGKIGETHQSKGRENRRESRRGDNNNNNRSRDAEKDAAKTERNSDRAVERGDRNKSNANITTPTSKRYSKSDIRRSRNRTYSSSSASSVTSLDGPGLGMVVESTKWPRLEPRHNNKEGMANSGEGRRSHLQSWTTNGESSTESLEGSEMSDIAEDRRRRRRGEEEPSAEKRREERNRPKGNKGGSRGILRVSIEKQSSTTPQSGVQQHCKPGLVPRGRGGGILVLPARTDISHSPEVGQRLLFGGIRGGGASRSRGGRGGGVRRLWDPNNPDQKPALTSTQSSQHSSLQQPVYLQTGTGYGQLHFLDTDDEVAGSPPVPQGEHFRSQQAAAMAYYKFQNSDNPYGYPMSTGNPHSPGTATSQRYPYPYHMGPYQMASPNGMYPGPGVSQFCGSYRGAGYSQPSAGGSLTFEEVEQQARGELGRLLRAADAQELQLSNLLSRDRVSADGLDRMAQLRADLLGLYEQVILTDIDFSDSQNVDQALWKNVFYQVIERFRQLLKDPTCDNTPHIRNMLLTLLDEGAVFFDTMLQKLQAVYQFKLEDYMDGIAIRARPLRKTVKYALISAQRCMICLGDIARYREQASDSANYGKARSWYLKAQQIAPKNGRPYNQLALLAVYTKRKLDAVYYYMRSLAASNPILTAKESLMSLFEEAKRKAEQLERRQRQEHEGGSRGPAVRGRGRGEDGARVEIWIRPSGQATIPSTQRGGSESSRDSEQDGELGSLSASDLNKRFILSFLHAHGKLFTKVGMESFPGVASRVLQEFKTLLQHGPSLLGSTHMLQIITINMFTIHNAHSRGEDGEVRSVLQEQSIALGLSMFALLVQRCTELLRDTPAEPVPMADGEEEEGKGEELEGMVRVSAFPLDLRELLPSIKVWSDWMLGQPDQWNPPPCSLDCSPDVWQCLADLCNVLARVDHEEMPLYKADTEEVEGDEELTVLQLREDRLLAGFVPLLAAPQEPCYTDRHTDMAIAADCKRVTVLKYFLEALCGQEEPLLAFKGGKYVSVAASPPPNQSVDTRSREDSLTEKEADDVIVEAESSLSASEGEEDAEEAGDSENDIRELKARRHVLANKLAMQQKRRDKIQAVLQTGGQLELEVRPLFLVPDTNGFIDHLGGLKRLLQCGTYIIVVPLIVITELDGLAKGQDNFGGGVGSGGRSTGGRGNYNVSAAHVRAVQEKARLAVAFLEKGFEAREPCLRALTSRGNQLESIAFRSEDTSGQQGTNDDVILSCCLHYCKDKAKDFMPDQRNGTVRLQREVVLLTDDRNLRVKALTRNVPVRDIPAFLSWAKVG, encoded by the exons ATGGCGAACGAACTGGACAGAGTACGAATCTCAGCTGCGGAACTCCGAGCTGAAGCGTCGAATTCAGTCAACATTTCTGACTGTCAGAAAG ATGAGCAACAGGAGCATCACATACACAAGCAGCATAGGAAGCGTGATGGAAAGCGTCCTGAACTGCAGCGCTACCAGCCGGCATCCGGACATGGACGGCGTCACCGTGACAGTGAGGAGGGAGAAACTGGTCAAAGTGATCCCCTGGTCACTGATTCACATGGCAATGATCGACCATCACAGAGCGAGAAAAAGGGTGTCTCTGAAAAAGTTTTAGAGAACCATGGGTGCACAGACGGTGGGGCAGGCACAGACAAAAGGGAAGAGGACAGGATGAGAGGTGACGGTAGTAACGCTCAGAACTATCGAAAGGGCGGCCACGCACAGTCTAAAACAGAAGTAAACCAAGAGAAAGGCTTTGCTGAAAATGACAGAGAACATCAGGAGCCTGCTGAAGCTGCTAAGCCAACACGGAAAGCCCGCAAACCAGACCGAGAATTTTATCAACCTGGGAGTCGGAGGAGCATCCAGGGAAAGGATTGTGGAGTTGGAAGAGAGCAAGATAAGCCTCCCCCTATGAAGAACAATCAGAAAACTGAGCCAGATTCCCAGCTGAGTACAGGTGAAAGGGAGGGGAACAAAAAAACTTCCATACATAAGCAGGGAGGGAAAGATGAAGAAGGAAAAGGTACACAGGAAAACGCAAAATTATCTAAATCcagtgaaacaaacagaaagctaGGAAGCAGAGATTTGAACAAACCTCCGTTACCCTCTGATGCTTCGGTTGAGAAAATTACTAACAAAATAGAAAAACTCAGCATGAAAGGAAAGGGCAAAGTGGGATGTGAAAGCCAAACCAGTGAAGAGTTAAGTTGCAGGAGAGGGGAAACAACTGACAAGGAAAGGAGAGTCCAAGGGGGAGGaacaaaagaggaggaagaaaaggtagagaagaagagggaaaaGGGAAATCGCAGGAGACGGGGAGGGGAGAAGGAAAAAGAgaggaatcaggattccagaaGAGGAGAAGATGAAGATGGTGGAGGAAAGATAGACCGGGGGAAAGCTGAGAAGGAAAGAGACAGGAAAGCAGCAGAAGCAGACAGGGATAACAAACCAGGAAAGATAGGAGAGACACATCAAAGCAAAGGAAGAGAGAATCGTAGAGAAAGCAGAAGAggagacaacaacaacaacaaccggTCCAGAGATGCTGAGAAAGATGCTGCTAAGACAGAAAGAAATTCAGACAGGGCTGTAGAAAGAGGCGATAGAAACAAATCCAATGCAAACATCACAACACCAACCTCAAAACGCTATTCCAAATCAGATATTCGACGCTCACGGAATCGAACGTACAGCAGTAGCTCAGCCAGCAGTGTGACCAGCCTTGATGGTCCTGGACTAGGGATGGTTGTTGAGAGTACAAAGTGGCCACGCTTGGAGCCTCGGCACAATAACAAAGAGGGGATGGCAAATAGtggagaaggaagaaggagtcATTTACAAAGCTGGACAACCAATGGGGAATCATCTACAGAATCACTGGAAGGGAGTGAGATGAGTGACATAGCAGAAGATAGAAGGAGGAGAAGACGTGGGGAGGAAGAACCAAGTGCAGAGAAGCGGAGGGAAGAAAGGAACAGACCAAAGGGAAACAAAGGTGGCAGTAGAGGAATCCTGAGGGTTTCTATTGAAAAACAGTCAAGTACCACGCCACAAAGTGGGGTGCAACAACATTGCAAACCGGGTTTGGTTCCTCGTGGCAGAGGTGGGGGTATCCTGGTGCTTCCAGCCCGCACAGACATCTCTCATTCACCTGAGGTTGGACAAAGGCTTCTTTTTGGTGGAATTAGGGGAGGAGGAGCTAGCAGGAgtagaggaggcagaggaggaggagtgagacGACTCTGGGATCCAAATAACCCTGACCAGAAACCTGCTCTTACTAGCACCCAGTCATCACAGCATTCATCTCTCCAGCAGCCTGTATATCTTCAGACGGGGACCGGTTATGGACAACTTCACTTTCTGGACACAGACGATGAGGTAGCAGGCAGTCCTCCAGTCCCCCAGGGTGAGCACTTTCGATCCCAGCAGGCTGCTGCCATGGCCTACTACAAATTCCAAAACTCTGACAACCCCTATGGCTACCCCATGTCTACCGGCAACCCACATAGCCCTGGCACCGCCACCAGCCAGCGCTATCCATATCCTTATCACATGGGGCCGTACCAGATGGCTTCTCCTAATGGTATGTACCCGGGCCCTGGTGTGAGCCAGTTCTGTGGGAGTTACAGGGGAGCAGGTTATTCCCAGCCTAGTGCAGGGGgtagtttgacatttgaagAGGTGGAGCAACAAGCCAGAGGGGAGCTGGGGAGGCTGCTGAGGGCTGCGGATGCACAGGAGCTCCAGCTCAGTAACCTGCTGTCCAGGGACAGAGTGAGTGCTGATGGACTGGATCGCATGGCCCAGCTCAG AGCCGACCTTTTGGGGCTATATGAGCAGGTCATCCTGACAGACATCGACTTCTCAGACTCACAGAATGTGGATCAGGCTTTGTGGAAGAATGTCTTTTACCAGGTCATAGAGCGCTTCAGGCAGCTACTCAAAGACCCCACCTGTGACAACACCCCCCATATAAGAAACATGCTGCTCACGCTACTTGATGAG GGGGCAGTGTTCTTTGATACGATGCTTCAGAAGCTGCAAGCAGTGTACCAGTTCAAGTTGGAGGATTACATGGATGGCATAGCTATCAGGGCTCGGCCATTGCGCAAAACG GTGAAGTATGCACTTATCAGTGCTCAGCGCTGCATGATTTGTCTGGGAGATATAGCACGTTACCGGGAACAAGCCAGTGACTCCGCCAACTATGGCAAGGCTCGCAG TTGGTACCTGAAAGCCCAGCAGATTGCCCCAAAAAATGGACGACCATATAACCAGCTGGCCCTGCTGGCAGTCTATACA AAGCGGAAGTTGGACGCTGTGTATTATTACATGCGCAGCTTGGCAGCTTCTAACCCTATCCTGACTGCAAAGGAAAGCCTGATGAGTCTGTTTGAGGAAGCTAAACGCAAG GCAGAGCAGCTTGAGCGAAGGCAGAGGCAGGAACATGAAGGAGGCTCCAGGGGCCCTGCAgtaagaggaagaggaagaggggaagACGGAGCACGTGTGGAGATTTGGATTCGCCCTAGTGGACAAGCAACAATACCATCCACTCAGAGAGGAGGTAGCGAATCCAGCAGAGACTCTGAGCAGGATGGAGAGCTGGGCAGTCTCAGTGCTAGTGAT ctaAACAAGAGATTCATTCTGAGTTTCCTGCATGCACATGGAAAGCTCTTCACCAAAGTTGG CATGGAATCCTTCCCTGGAGTGGCGAGCCGTGTTCTGCAGGAGTTCAAAACCCTACTCCAGCATGGCCCCTCGCTACTGGGcagcacacacatgctgcagaTCATCACTATTAACATGTTCACCATACACAATGCCCACAGCAGAG gtgaagatggagaagtgcggTCAGTTTTACAAGAGCAGAGCATCGCCCTGGGTCTCAGCATGTTCGCGCTGCTGGTGCAGCGCTGCACGGAGCTGCTCAGGGACACTcctgcag aaCCAGTCCCCATGgctgatggagaggaggaggaaggtaaAGGGGAGGAGCTCGAGGGTATGGTGAGGGTCTCTGCCTTCCCATTGGACCTTAGAGAACTACTGCCAAGTATCAAAGTCTGGTCTGATTGGATGTTGGGACAACCAGACCAGTGGAACCCACCACCGTGCAGTTTAGA TTGTAGCCCTGATGTTTGGCAGTGCCTGGCTGACCTGTGTAACGTGCTGGCGCGTGTGGACCACGAGGAAATGCCGCTGTACAAAGCCGACACAGAAGAAGTCGAGGGAGATGAGGAGTTGACTGTGCTGCAGTTGAGGGAGGACCGGCTACTTGCTGGCTTTGTACCACTGCTCGCTGCACCGCAGGAACCTTgttacacagacagacacactgacatg GCAATAGCAGCAGATTGTAAGAGAGTGACTGTGCTGAAGTACTTTCTGGAGGCATTGTGTGGTCAGGAAGAGCCTCTGTTGGCCTTCAAGGGAGGCAAATACGTCTCTGTGGCAGCTTCACCTCCACCTAACCAGTCAGTGGACACAAGGAGCAGGGAGGATTCTCTAACAGAGAAAGAG gctgatgatgtcatagtcGAGGCAGAGTCGTCTCTCTCCGCatcagagggggaggaggatgCCGAGGAGGCGGGAGACAGTGAGAATGACATCAGAGAGCTGAAGGCACGACGCCACGTCCTTGCCAACAAACTGGCAATGCAACAGAAGCGCAGGGATAAAATACAG GCGGTGCTGCAGACGGGCGGGCAGTTGGAGCTGGAAGTGAGGCCTCTCTTTTTGGTCCCAGATACCAATGGATTCATTGACCACTTGGGAGGGTTAAAGAGACTCCTTCAGTGTGGAACATACATAATAGTTGTGCCACTCATTG tgaTCACAGAGTTAGATGGCTTGGCTAAAGGCCAAGACAACTTTGGTGGAGGAGTGGGGTCAGGAGGACGCAGCACTGGTGGTCGAGGCAACTATAATGTTAGTGCGGCCCATGTGCGGGCCGTGCAGGAGAAGGCCCGGTTGGCAGTGGCTTTCCTAGAGAAAGGATTTGAAGCCAGGGAGCCGTGTCTCAGAGCCCTGACAAGCAGGGGAAATCAGCTCGAGTCTATTGCCTTCCGCAGTGAAGACACCTCTGGACAGCAG GGTACCAATGATGATGTGATTCTTTCCTGCTGCCTGCACTACTGCAAAGACAAGGCAAAAGACTTCATGCCTGACCAGAGAA ACGGGACAGTGAGGCTCCAGAGGGAGGTGGTACTCCTCACAGACGACCGTAACCTTAGAGTGAAAGCTCTGACCCGCAACGTCCCGGTCCGAGACATCCCTGCTTTCCTCAGCTGGGCCAAAGTTGGCTGA
- the taok1b gene encoding serine/threonine-protein kinase TAO1 produces the protein MPSSVRAGSLKDPEVAELFFKEDPEKLFSDLREIGHGSFGAVYFARDIRTNEVVAIKKMSYSGKQSNEKWQDIIKEVKFLQRIRHPNSIEYKGCYLREHTAWLVMEYCLGSASDLLEVHKKPLQEVEIAAITHGALQGLAYLHSHNMIHRDVKAGNILLTEPGQVKLADFGSASIASPANSFVGTPYWMAPEVILAMDEGQYDGKVDIWSLGITCIELAERKPPLFNMNAMSALYHIAQNESPTLQSSEWTEYFRNFIDSCLQKIPQDRPHSDDMLGHAFLQRERPDSVLMDLIQRTKDAVRELDNLQYRKMKKILLQEAHNGPTAEAQDGDEELEPGGGRTGTVNSVGSNQSIPSMSISASSQSSSVNSLNEAAQDSRSELDLMEGDHTVMSNSSVIHLKPEEEESFSGDQAASSQPSEPQPTPPQAPRKHYRNREHFATIRTASLVTREMQEHEQDSELREQMSGYKRMRRQHQKHLMGLENKLKGEMDEHRLRLDKELESQRNNFTQEMEKLLKKHQAALDKDLKTFTNDEKKFQQHIQVQQKKELSSFLESQKREYKLRKEQLKEELSENQSTPKKEKQEWLSKQKENIQHFQAEEEANLLRRQRQYLELECRRFKRRILIARHNVEQDLAREELNKRQTQKDLEHAMLLRHHESMQELEFRHLGTIQKARAELIRTQHQTELTNQLEYNKRRERELRRKHVMEVRQQPKSLKSKELQIKKQFQETCKTQTRQYKALRNHLLETTPKSDHKAVLKRLKEEQTRKLAILAEQYDHSINEMLSTQALRLDEAQEGECQVLRMQLQQELELLNAYQSKIKMQTDAQHDKERRELEQRVSLRRALLEQKIEEEMLALQNERLERIRSLLERQAREIEAFDSESMRLGFSNMVLTNLAPDSQGGWGGGGGGGQGAQGGGHWPGGGGGGGHHSHHHQGGASSQQPWGHPMLAGGPPPWSLHHPGGGNQRGSSGGAGGVRNSPQAMRRTSSGGRNEQGMSRSASITSQISNGSHLSYT, from the exons ATGCCCTCCTCTGTAAGGGCAGGGAGCCTGAAGGATCCGGAGGTGGCTGAGCTTTTCTTCAAAGAAGACCCAGAGAAGCTTTTCTCTGACCTCCGAGAGATCGGCCATGGCAGCTTCGGCGCGGTCTACTTT GCACGGGATATACGCACAAATGAGGTGGTGGCAATTAAAAAGATGTCCTACAGTGGCAAACAGTCTAATGAG AAATGGCAGGACATTATAAAGGAGGTGAAGTTCCTCCAGAGGATCCGGCACCCAAACAGTATAGAATACAAAGGTTGTTACCTCCGTGAGCACACAGCATGG CTGGTGATGGAGTACTGTCTCGGCTCAGCCTCCGATCTGCTAGAAG tTCATAAAAAACCTTTACAAGAAGTCGAGATAGCTGCCATTACACATGGTGCTCTACAGGGGCTGGCCTACCTTCATTCCCACAATATGATCCACAG ggATGTGAAGGCAGGTAACATTCTACTGACTGAGCCTGGGCAGGTCAAACTGGCAGACTTTGGCTCCGCCTCCATTGCCTCACCTGCCAACTCCTTTGTGGGAACGCCATATTG GATGGCCCCAGAGGTGATTCTAGCTATGGACGAGGGCCAGTATGATGGGAAGGTGGATATCTGGTCTTTAGGGATCACCTGTATAGAATTAG CTGAGAGGAAGCCTCCCTTGTTTAACATGAATGCAATGAGTGCCTTATACCACATAGCGCAGAATGAGAGCCCCACACTGCAATCCAGTGAATG GACGGAGTACTTTAGAAACTTTATCGATTCTTGCCTTCAGAAAATCCCCCAGGACAGACCACACTCTGACGACATGCTAGGT CATGCGTTTCTGCAGCGTGAACGTCCAGACTCTGTGCTGATGGATCTCATTCAGAGGACCAAGGATGCAGTGCGAGAGCTGGACAACCTGCAGTACCGCAAGATGAAGAAGATCCTCCTTCAGGAGGCCCACAATGGCCCCACAGCAGAAGCCCAGGATGGAGACGAG GAGCTGGAGCCGGGCGGAGGTCGGACAGGAACAGTGAACAGTGTCGGCAGTAATCAGTCCATCCCCAGCATGTCCATCAGCGCCAGCTCCCAGAGCAGCTCTGTCAACAGTCTGAATGAGGCGGCCCAGGACAGCCGCAGTGAGCTGGACCTGATGGAGGGAGACCACACTGTCATGTCCAACAGCTCTGTCATACACCTCAAACCG gaggaagaggagagttTCTCTGGGGATCAGGCAGCCAGCAGTCAACCCTCTGAGCCCCAGCCAACACCACCTCAGGCCCCGAGGAAGCACTACCGCAACAGAGAGCACTTTGCCACCATACGCACAGCGTCACTC GTGACCCGTGAGATGCAGGAACACGAGCAGGACTCTGAGCTGCGGGAGCAGATGTCGGGATACAAGCGCATGAGGCGGCAACATCAGAAGCACCTGATGGGCTTGGagaacaagctgaaaggggagATGGATGAGCACAGGCTGAGGCTGGACAAAGAGCTGGAGAGTCAGAGGAACAACTTCACTCAGGAGATGGAGAAGCTGCTGAAGAAACACCAGGCAGCCCTTGACAAAGAT CTGAAGACGTTTACCAACGATGAAAAGAAGTTCCAGCAGCACATCCAGGTGCAGCAGAAGAAGGAGCTCAGCAGCTTCCTGGAGTCACAGAAGAGGGAGTATAAACTGCGCAAGGAGCAGCTCAAAGAG GAACTGAGCGAGAACCAGTCAACTCCTAAGAAGGAGAAGCAGGAGTGGCTGTCCAAGCAGAAGGAGAACATCCAGCACTTCCAG GCGGAGGAGGAGGCCAACCTGCTGAGGAGACAGAGGCAGTACCTGGAGCTAGAGTGTCGAAGGTTTAAACGCAGGATCCTCATCGCCAGACACAATGTGGAGCAGGATCTGGCCAGAGAG GAGTTGAACAAAAGGCAGACACAGAAGGACCTGGAGCATGCCATGCTGCTCAGACATCACGAGTCGATGCAGGAGCTGGAGTTTAGGCACCTGGGGACAATCCAGAAGGCGCGGGCAGAGCTGATCCGGACCCAGCACCAGACAGAACTCACCAACCAGCTGGAGTACAAtaaaaggagggagagggagctgAGGCGCAAGCATGTCATGGAGGTCCGACAGCAGCCCAAGAGCCTCAAG TCTAAAGAGCTTCAGATCAAGAAGCAGTTCCAGGAGACTTGTAAAACTCAGACCAGGCAGTACAAGGCCCTCAGGAACCATCTGCTGGAGACCACGCCCAAGTCCGATCACAAGGCCGTGCTCAAGAGACTGAAGGAGGAGCAGACCAGAAAGCTGGCCATCCTGGCCGAGCAGTACGACCACTCCATCAATGAAATGCTCTCCACGCAGGCT CTGAGGTTAGACGAGGCTCAAGAGGGGGAGTGTCAGGTTCTGaggatgcagctgcagcaggagctgGAGCTCCTCAACGCGTACCAGAGCAAGATCAAGATGCAAACAGACGCTCAGCACGACAAGGAGAGGAGGGAGCTGGAGCAGAGGGTCTCTCTGCGGAGGGCTCTGCTGGAGCAGAAG ATTGAGGAGGAAATGCTCGCGCTGCAGAATGAGCGCCTGGAGCGAATCCGCTCACTGCTGGAGCGCCAGGCCCGAGAGATCGAGGCTTTTGACTCGGAGTCCATGCGGCTGGGCTTCAGCAACATGGTGCTCACTAACCTGGCCCCCGACTCCCAGGGAGGCTGGGGGGGAGGGGGTGGAGGTGGCCAGGGGGCTCAGGGGGGAGGCCACTGGCccggaggaggtggaggaggcggCCACCATAGTCATCACCACCAGGGGGGCGCCAGCTCGCAGCAGCCCTGGGGTCACCCCATGCTGGCTGGGGGCCCGCCACCCTGGAGCCTCCACCACCCTGGAGGAGGGAATCAGAGAGGGAGCTCAGGAGGCGCAGGTGGGGTGAGGAACAGCCCGCAGGCTATGAGGAGGACGTCATCAGGGGGGAGGAATGAACAGGGCATGAGCAGGAGTGCCAGCATCACCTCTCAGATCTCCAACGGATCCCACCTGTCATACAcctag